The following proteins are encoded in a genomic region of Prochlorococcus marinus XMU1408:
- the dnaK gene encoding molecular chaperone DnaK, translating to MGRIVGIDLGTTNSVVAVLEAGRPVVIASAEGARTTPSVVGFTKESELLVGQLARRQLVLNPKNTFSNLKRFVGRAWDELEDTSLSVPYSVRSNDQGNVRITSPITKREYAPEELIGNIIKKLIDDAETYLGENVDSAVITVPAYFNDSQRQATRDAAILAGISVERILNEPTSAALAYGFDKSSSRKVLVFDLGGGTFDVSLMSISNGVFDVKATSGDTQLGGNDFDQRIVDWLAEEFLKKHKIDLRRDRQSLQRLTEAAEKAKQELSGVQTTPISLPFISTGKDGPLHIETTLSRKNYEGLCNDLLDRLFDPVNTVIDDSGWDPDDIDEVVLVGGSTRMPMVKQLVKTLVPNPPCQSVNPDEVVAIGAAIQGGILSGELRDLLLNDVTPLSLGLETVGGLMKVLIPRNTSIPVRQSDVFSTSESNQSSVEIHIWQGERQMASDNKSLGKFKLAGIPPAPRGVPQVQVAFDIDANGLLEVSATDRTTGRKQSVSVTGGSNLNQNEVNKLIEESKIKASEDRKKRASIDQKNNALTLVAQAERRLRDASLELGPYGAERQQRAVEVAMRDVEDLLQDNDLQELEYAVGSLQEALFGLNRRLSAERKTESNPIQGIKNTFGSLKDELFSDDYWDDDPWDYSQRGQNRNVDDNYGRRDIDPWDNDYYR from the coding sequence ATGGGGAGAATAGTTGGCATTGACTTGGGAACGACTAATTCCGTTGTAGCGGTGTTGGAGGCTGGTAGGCCTGTTGTTATTGCTAGTGCTGAAGGAGCTAGAACTACTCCATCAGTAGTTGGCTTTACTAAGGAATCAGAATTATTGGTGGGTCAACTAGCAAGAAGACAGTTGGTTCTCAATCCTAAAAATACTTTTTCAAATTTAAAAAGATTTGTTGGTAGAGCATGGGATGAGCTTGAAGATACAAGCCTCTCAGTTCCTTATAGTGTTCGATCAAACGATCAAGGCAATGTTCGTATAACCTCTCCAATAACCAAAAGAGAATATGCCCCCGAGGAATTGATAGGAAATATTATTAAGAAGTTAATAGATGATGCCGAAACCTATTTAGGAGAAAATGTTGATTCAGCTGTAATCACAGTTCCAGCTTATTTCAACGATTCACAAAGACAAGCGACTCGCGATGCTGCGATTTTGGCAGGCATCTCTGTTGAAAGGATCTTGAATGAGCCTACTTCAGCAGCTCTAGCTTATGGGTTTGATAAAAGCTCTTCTCGTAAAGTTTTGGTTTTTGATTTAGGTGGGGGCACATTTGATGTATCTTTAATGTCAATTTCCAACGGCGTTTTTGATGTCAAAGCAACTTCTGGTGATACACAACTAGGTGGAAATGATTTTGATCAAAGAATTGTCGATTGGCTCGCTGAGGAGTTTTTAAAGAAACATAAAATAGATCTAAGAAGAGACAGGCAGTCTTTACAAAGACTTACTGAAGCGGCTGAGAAAGCTAAACAGGAACTTTCTGGTGTTCAAACCACTCCAATATCACTTCCTTTCATTTCTACAGGTAAAGATGGTCCATTACATATAGAGACTACTCTTAGTAGAAAAAACTACGAGGGTCTTTGCAATGATCTTCTAGATAGATTATTTGATCCTGTTAATACTGTTATTGATGATTCAGGTTGGGATCCTGATGACATTGATGAAGTTGTTCTTGTCGGAGGCAGTACACGTATGCCAATGGTAAAACAATTAGTTAAAACTTTAGTTCCAAACCCACCTTGTCAATCTGTCAACCCTGATGAAGTAGTTGCCATTGGTGCTGCAATTCAAGGTGGGATTCTTTCAGGAGAGTTGAGAGACCTTTTATTAAATGATGTCACCCCCCTTTCTCTAGGACTTGAAACTGTTGGAGGTTTAATGAAAGTTCTTATTCCTCGAAATACCTCTATTCCAGTAAGACAATCAGATGTTTTTAGTACATCTGAGTCAAATCAATCATCTGTTGAAATTCATATCTGGCAAGGAGAGAGGCAAATGGCCTCAGACAACAAATCACTTGGTAAATTCAAATTAGCCGGTATTCCTCCTGCCCCAAGAGGAGTTCCTCAAGTTCAGGTTGCTTTTGATATTGATGCCAATGGCTTATTAGAAGTCAGTGCTACTGATAGAACTACTGGAAGGAAGCAGTCTGTAAGTGTTACCGGAGGTTCAAACTTGAATCAAAATGAGGTTAATAAATTGATCGAGGAGTCCAAAATTAAAGCATCTGAGGATAGAAAAAAACGAGCTTCAATTGATCAGAAAAATAATGCTTTGACGCTTGTTGCACAAGCTGAGAGGCGTCTAAGAGATGCATCACTCGAGTTAGGACCTTATGGCGCTGAAAGACAACAAAGGGCTGTAGAAGTTGCGATGAGGGACGTAGAAGATTTGCTTCAAGATAATGATTTGCAAGAACTTGAATATGCAGTCGGATCTCTACAAGAAGCATTATTTGGTTTGAATCGTCGCTTATCAGCGGAAAGAAAAACAGAATCTAATCCCATTCAAGGTATAAAAAATACTTTTGGATCTTTAAAGGACGAATTATTTTCAGATGATTACTGGGATGATGACCCATGGGATTATTCCCAAAGAGGGCAAAACAGAAATGTCGACGATAATTATGGGAGAAGGGATATAGATCCTTGGGATAATGACTACTACCGTTGA